A portion of the Actomonas aquatica genome contains these proteins:
- the trmB gene encoding tRNA (guanine(46)-N(7))-methyltransferase TrmB produces the protein MPIEEAQAIQHQRLTALRDTLTRVPLDHPALTLEIGCGHGHFMAAYAEAHPDEHCIAIDIIKERLEKADRKTTRAGLQNVTWLRAAAEDLLEALPSGTRFTRNVLVLFPDPWPKRRHWKNRLIQGPFLSRLAQLCAPGCQLCFRTDHAPYFEVAHEVVAAHPDWQLQPGAPWPFEQRTVFEARAPSFQSLVAVRAAPPSAE, from the coding sequence ATGCCGATCGAAGAGGCCCAAGCCATCCAACACCAGCGCCTGACCGCCCTGCGCGACACGCTCACCCGCGTGCCGCTGGACCATCCCGCGCTGACCCTGGAAATCGGCTGCGGCCACGGACACTTCATGGCCGCCTACGCCGAGGCCCATCCCGATGAGCACTGCATCGCGATCGACATCATCAAAGAGCGCCTCGAGAAGGCCGACCGCAAAACCACCCGCGCCGGCCTGCAAAACGTCACGTGGCTGCGCGCCGCCGCCGAGGATTTATTAGAAGCGCTGCCCTCCGGGACTCGCTTCACCCGCAACGTCCTCGTGCTCTTCCCCGATCCCTGGCCGAAGCGCCGCCACTGGAAAAACCGCCTCATCCAGGGCCCGTTCCTCTCGCGCCTCGCACAACTCTGCGCTCCCGGTTGCCAACTCTGTTTCCGCACCGACCACGCCCCGTATTTCGAAGTCGCCCACGAAGTCGTCGCCGCCCACCCCGATTGGCAGCTCCAGCCCGGCGCGCCCTGGCCGTTTGAGCAGCGCACCGTCTTCGAAGCACGCGCCCCCAGCTTCCAATCGTTGGTGGCTGTGCGCGCCGCGCCGCCGTCGGCAGAGTAG
- a CDS encoding sensor histidine kinase, with protein sequence MLTTVTLALAVVVLLLWRKLVRHRNALRSLQASLERRQPFLRDEHPGTLDRDWDRFCQVSNALILKVGELEQQQSSQITQLEATLGSLQEAVLLVDNHNHILLANKALQDIFPKATNIIDQRLEVVLHSVAFLNYVDAVRKGRAEPQHAIEFDEDQDTRWVEVTGSTIPALDGGKGKWALFVLHDITRQKRLELVRKEFVANVSHELRTPLSVIKGYVETLVDGHHEMELADRTRFLATIHRHTERLNSLLEDLLTLSRLESINPGLQRESTSLQSLVGGILEDYRGRPAAEHHQIDGDIDPAIEPLLIDPLKLTQVFENLLDNALKYTPAGSRIAVSAKRRTSEIEILVADTGQGIPEADLPHIFERFYRVEKGRSRDKGGTGLGLSIVKHIIQLHGGRVSVDSTVGQGTTFILTLPAGKTTHE encoded by the coding sequence ATGCTCACCACCGTCACCCTCGCGCTCGCTGTCGTCGTCCTGCTGCTGTGGCGTAAACTGGTTCGACACCGCAACGCGTTGCGCAGCCTGCAAGCCTCGCTCGAGCGCCGACAGCCCTTTCTCCGCGACGAACATCCCGGCACCCTCGACCGCGACTGGGACCGCTTTTGCCAGGTGAGCAACGCCCTGATCCTGAAGGTCGGCGAACTCGAGCAACAGCAGTCCAGCCAGATCACCCAACTCGAGGCGACCCTGGGCAGCCTGCAGGAGGCCGTGCTGCTGGTGGACAACCACAACCATATCCTACTGGCTAACAAAGCCTTGCAGGACATCTTCCCCAAGGCGACCAACATCATCGATCAGCGGCTGGAGGTCGTCCTCCACAGCGTGGCCTTCCTCAACTACGTCGATGCCGTGCGCAAGGGCAGGGCAGAGCCGCAGCACGCCATCGAATTTGACGAAGATCAGGACACCCGCTGGGTCGAAGTCACCGGCAGCACCATTCCCGCCCTCGACGGCGGCAAAGGGAAGTGGGCGCTCTTCGTGCTCCACGACATCACCCGCCAGAAACGCCTCGAGTTGGTCCGCAAGGAATTTGTCGCCAACGTCTCCCACGAACTCCGCACCCCGCTCAGTGTGATCAAGGGCTACGTCGAAACCCTTGTCGACGGCCATCACGAGATGGAGCTCGCCGACCGCACCCGCTTCCTCGCCACCATTCACCGCCACACCGAGCGTCTGAATTCCCTGCTGGAGGACCTGCTCACGCTCTCACGCCTCGAATCGATCAATCCCGGACTGCAGCGGGAATCCACCTCTCTGCAGTCCCTCGTCGGCGGTATTCTCGAGGATTACCGGGGTCGCCCCGCCGCCGAGCACCACCAGATCGATGGCGACATCGACCCCGCAATCGAGCCCCTCCTGATCGACCCGCTGAAACTCACCCAGGTGTTCGAAAACCTCCTCGATAACGCCCTCAAATACACCCCGGCCGGCTCGCGCATCGCGGTCTCGGCCAAGCGGCGCACCAGCGAGATCGAGATCCTCGTCGCCGACACCGGCCAGGGCATCCCCGAGGCCGATCTGCCGCACATTTTTGAGCGTTTTTACCGGGTAGAAAAAGGCCGCTCCCGCGACAAGGGCGGCACCGGCCTCGGCCTGAGCATCGTAAAACACATTATCCAGCTCCACGGCGGACGCGTGAGCGTCGACAGCACGGTGGGGCAGGGGACCACGTTCATTCTCACCCTCCCGGCCGGTAAAACGACCCACGAGTGA
- a CDS encoding response regulator gives MSENSRKKILVVDDESDVADLVAYHLKAKGFAVETVNDPTQSIGIARSMLPDLVILDVMMPEINGIQICRMLRADPKLKQVPVIFLTAKVEENDRVQGLETGADDYICKPFSTKELVLRVQNILRRTSEKPVDAQPKLIAGAIELDAERHEVKINGDVVELTATEFKLLHLLMERRGRVQTREHLLINVWNYETEIETRTVDTHVRRLREKLGEEAEWIETIRGVGYRMAERRAQESSA, from the coding sequence ATGTCCGAGAACTCTCGCAAGAAAATCCTGGTTGTAGACGACGAGTCTGATGTCGCCGATTTGGTCGCCTATCACCTCAAGGCAAAGGGCTTCGCGGTGGAGACCGTCAACGACCCGACGCAGAGCATCGGCATTGCACGCTCCATGCTGCCCGACCTCGTCATCCTCGATGTGATGATGCCCGAGATCAACGGCATCCAGATCTGCCGCATGCTGCGGGCGGATCCCAAGCTGAAGCAGGTGCCCGTCATTTTCCTGACCGCCAAAGTCGAAGAAAACGACCGCGTCCAGGGCCTCGAGACCGGCGCCGACGACTACATCTGCAAGCCTTTCAGCACCAAGGAACTCGTCCTGCGCGTGCAGAACATCCTGCGCCGCACCTCCGAAAAGCCGGTCGACGCGCAGCCCAAGCTCATCGCCGGCGCCATCGAACTCGATGCCGAGCGCCACGAGGTGAAAATCAACGGCGACGTCGTTGAGCTCACCGCGACCGAATTTAAGCTGCTTCACCTCCTGATGGAGCGCCGCGGCCGGGTCCAAACCCGCGAGCACCTCCTGATCAACGTCTGGAACTACGAGACTGAGATCGAGACCCGCACCGTCGACACCCACGTTCGCCGCCTCCGCGAGAAATTGGGCGAAGAAGCCGAATGGATTGAAACGATCCGCGGCGTCGGCTACCGCATGGCAGAACGCCGGGCCCAGGAGTCATCCGCTTAA
- the mnmE gene encoding tRNA uridine-5-carboxymethylaminomethyl(34) synthesis GTPase MnmE, with product MIEDTANTIDTIAAPATAPGTAAIAVVRVSGPDCAQLAQAIFRASLRPRQTSHRAYRDTAGSVVDDVLVTYFAGPQSYTGEDVLEISTHGNPLIAQLVLDDLFKRGCRAADAGEFTRRAFLNGRLDLSQAEAVMDLIHARSARAIAAANQQLRGSLGQHLTRLTDELLLGLARVEAYIDFPEEDLPDEDRVIVVDILNSVLRGTQQLLATHRYGDLLREGIKTVILGEPNAGKSSLLNALLGRERALVSDEPGTTRDYLEETVMVGPHCLRLIDTAGLNPTPGTVEALGIQKTYERIEEADLALLVLDANHPAPPLSAEVAHRLNPNTTLVVLNKVDLLQGQPPVAEAPDELPALPLSTRTREGLTTLEQRITEIADRFRPGDAGDQIAINARHADALRRATDCLETALANLRSSGPTELLASDLRGVVDAFGEIGGRIDNEAMLDRLFATFCIGK from the coding sequence ATGATCGAAGACACCGCCAATACCATCGACACCATTGCCGCGCCGGCCACCGCTCCGGGCACGGCGGCGATCGCCGTGGTGCGGGTCAGCGGGCCTGATTGCGCCCAGCTCGCCCAGGCCATTTTCCGCGCCTCGCTCCGCCCCCGCCAAACCAGCCACCGCGCCTACCGCGATACCGCCGGCAGCGTAGTCGACGATGTGCTCGTGACCTACTTCGCCGGCCCCCAATCCTACACCGGAGAAGACGTGCTGGAGATTTCCACGCACGGCAACCCGCTCATCGCTCAACTCGTTCTGGATGATTTATTTAAACGAGGTTGTCGCGCCGCTGACGCCGGCGAATTCACCCGCCGCGCTTTCCTGAACGGCCGCCTGGATTTGAGTCAGGCCGAGGCCGTCATGGACCTCATCCACGCCCGTAGCGCCCGCGCCATTGCGGCAGCAAATCAACAGCTCCGCGGCAGCCTTGGCCAGCACCTTACCCGCCTCACCGACGAGCTTCTGCTAGGCCTCGCTCGCGTGGAGGCCTACATCGATTTTCCCGAGGAAGATTTGCCTGACGAAGACCGCGTCATCGTGGTCGATATCCTCAACAGTGTTCTACGTGGAACACAGCAGCTCCTCGCCACCCATCGCTACGGTGACCTGCTCCGCGAAGGTATCAAGACGGTCATCCTCGGCGAACCCAACGCCGGCAAGAGCTCCCTCCTCAACGCCCTCCTTGGCCGCGAACGCGCCCTGGTGAGTGACGAGCCCGGCACCACCCGCGACTACTTGGAGGAAACGGTCATGGTGGGTCCGCACTGCCTACGCCTCATCGACACCGCCGGACTCAACCCCACCCCCGGCACCGTCGAAGCGCTGGGCATTCAAAAGACTTACGAGCGCATCGAAGAGGCCGACCTCGCCCTGCTCGTGCTGGATGCCAACCACCCTGCCCCACCTCTGTCCGCCGAAGTTGCCCATCGCCTCAACCCGAACACCACCTTGGTCGTGCTAAACAAGGTTGACCTACTGCAAGGCCAGCCGCCAGTGGCCGAGGCGCCGGACGAACTCCCCGCCCTCCCCCTCTCCACCCGCACCCGTGAGGGCCTGACCACGCTCGAGCAACGCATCACCGAAATCGCCGACCGCTTCCGACCCGGCGACGCCGGCGACCAGATCGCGATCAACGCCCGCCATGCCGACGCCCTGCGCCGCGCCACGGATTGCCTCGAAACCGCCTTGGCCAACCTCCGCTCTTCCGGCCCCACCGAACTGCTGGCCAGCGATCTGCGTGGCGTGGTGGACGCCTTTGGTGAAATCGGCGGCCGGATCGACAACGAGGCCATGCTGGACCGCCTTTTCGCGACCTTTTGCATAGGTAAATAG
- a CDS encoding ABC transporter permease encodes MDLLDLKLLRDLRALKSQALAVALVMACGLAMMIMTRSLIKSLNTARDGYYEQHHFGEVFAALKRAPDSVRDELAAIPGVAALETSIEVRVTLDLPAVVAPASGLINSLPDRRPQVLHQLYLRRGQLLDTTSHHEVLVSEAFAGANDLQPGDRIAAVLNGSRLELRIAGIVLAPQYVFEAPPGSALPDNKTFGIFWMREQELAEAFNLEGAFNTVALTLAPGASDSGVIAELDRILEPYGGLGAYGRDDHPSDVRVSDEIRVLEGLSFGFPLVFLSVAAFMTHSVMSRQIALQREQIAVLKAFGFNHRTIAWHFIKFALAIVVVGTLLGALGGFAFGYQLVDMYHLFFRFPQLEFVPATGAILGALIASSAAALLGVAGAVRKVVRLAPAEAMRPEPPASFRPSLVERAGISRWFSVTLRMSLRNLERKPWQACFTAIALAMATGILIIPNAFRDGIRFVLDFQWDVVQRQSVTVSLVEPGPLRAVHDFAQLPGVVRAEPFRGVSVELISGHRTRRLGLNGLSADGHLNRVLGPNQEPLTLPAEGVIISRTLGDALQVRPGDPITIKVLQGKRRQFSTTVAAFADDFAGIAAYMRLDALNRALGEGDRISGAFMTVARDDWPRFMRELKDTPQASGVVIKDAMRQSFRDTTAESIGMLQVLYSTFATIVAFGIVYNSARIALSERARELATLRVLGFSQGDVGSVLVGELVVLTALALPLGLWLGSGMAAQLLESINTETVRLPLILTPGNYAYATLVIVLATTLSAIIACRKLNQLDLVSALKARD; translated from the coding sequence ATGGACCTGCTCGATCTGAAACTGCTGCGCGACCTGCGCGCGTTGAAATCGCAGGCCCTCGCCGTCGCCCTCGTCATGGCTTGCGGACTCGCAATGATGATCATGACGCGCAGCCTGATCAAATCGCTCAACACCGCGCGCGACGGCTACTACGAGCAACACCACTTCGGCGAAGTCTTCGCCGCCCTCAAACGCGCGCCCGACAGCGTGCGCGACGAACTCGCAGCCATCCCCGGCGTCGCCGCCCTCGAAACCAGCATTGAGGTGCGCGTCACCCTCGATCTCCCGGCCGTCGTCGCCCCCGCTTCCGGGCTCATCAACTCCCTCCCTGACCGACGCCCGCAGGTCTTGCATCAACTCTACCTCCGGCGTGGCCAACTTTTGGATACAACGAGCCACCACGAGGTGCTCGTCAGCGAAGCCTTCGCCGGAGCCAACGACCTCCAGCCCGGCGACCGCATCGCCGCCGTGCTCAACGGCAGCCGACTCGAATTGCGCATCGCCGGCATCGTGCTCGCCCCGCAATACGTCTTCGAAGCACCACCCGGTTCCGCTCTGCCCGACAACAAAACCTTCGGCATTTTCTGGATGCGCGAACAGGAACTCGCCGAGGCCTTCAACCTCGAGGGCGCCTTCAACACCGTCGCCCTCACCCTCGCTCCGGGAGCGTCCGATTCCGGCGTCATCGCCGAGCTCGATCGCATCCTCGAACCCTACGGCGGCCTCGGTGCCTACGGCCGCGACGACCATCCCTCCGATGTGCGCGTGAGCGACGAAATCCGCGTGCTCGAAGGCCTCTCGTTCGGCTTCCCCTTGGTCTTCCTCAGCGTCGCCGCGTTCATGACCCACTCGGTGATGAGCCGACAGATCGCGCTGCAACGCGAACAGATCGCGGTTCTCAAGGCCTTCGGTTTTAACCACCGCACCATCGCATGGCACTTCATCAAATTCGCCCTCGCCATCGTGGTGGTGGGCACGCTGCTCGGCGCGCTCGGCGGTTTCGCCTTCGGCTATCAACTGGTGGATATGTATCACCTGTTCTTCCGCTTCCCGCAGCTGGAGTTTGTGCCCGCCACCGGCGCCATCCTCGGCGCGTTGATCGCCAGCTCCGCCGCCGCCCTGCTCGGTGTGGCTGGTGCGGTGCGCAAGGTCGTGCGTCTCGCTCCCGCCGAAGCGATGCGTCCCGAGCCGCCCGCGAGCTTTCGCCCCTCTCTCGTGGAGCGCGCCGGCATCTCCCGCTGGTTCTCCGTCACGCTGCGCATGTCCCTGCGCAACCTGGAGCGTAAACCGTGGCAGGCCTGCTTCACCGCCATCGCGCTCGCCATGGCCACCGGCATTCTGATCATCCCCAACGCCTTTCGCGACGGCATCCGCTTCGTGCTCGATTTCCAATGGGACGTCGTGCAGCGGCAGTCCGTCACCGTCTCGCTCGTCGAACCCGGTCCGCTGCGCGCCGTGCATGATTTCGCCCAACTCCCCGGCGTGGTGCGAGCCGAGCCCTTTCGTGGCGTGTCCGTGGAACTCATTTCCGGTCATCGCACCCGTCGTCTCGGACTCAACGGTCTCTCCGCCGACGGCCACCTCAACCGCGTGCTCGGTCCCAACCAAGAGCCTCTCACCCTCCCTGCTGAGGGCGTGATCATTTCCCGCACCTTGGGCGACGCGTTGCAGGTGCGCCCCGGCGACCCCATCACCATCAAAGTGCTGCAGGGCAAACGTCGCCAGTTTTCCACTACAGTCGCCGCCTTCGCCGATGACTTTGCCGGCATCGCCGCCTACATGCGACTCGACGCGCTCAACCGCGCCCTCGGTGAAGGCGATCGCATCTCCGGCGCCTTCATGACGGTCGCCCGCGATGACTGGCCGCGCTTCATGCGCGAACTCAAGGACACCCCGCAAGCCTCCGGGGTCGTCATCAAAGACGCCATGCGGCAGAGCTTCCGCGACACCACCGCCGAAAGTATCGGCATGTTGCAGGTGCTCTACTCGACCTTCGCCACCATCGTCGCCTTTGGCATCGTCTACAACAGCGCCCGCATCGCGCTCTCCGAGCGCGCCCGCGAACTCGCCACCCTGCGCGTGCTCGGTTTCAGCCAAGGCGATGTGGGCAGCGTGCTCGTCGGCGAACTCGTGGTGCTCACCGCTCTCGCCCTGCCGCTCGGCTTGTGGCTCGGCTCCGGCATGGCCGCGCAACTCCTTGAGAGCATCAATACCGAGACGGTGCGCCTGCCCCTCATCCTCACTCCCGGCAACTACGCTTACGCCACGCTGGTCATCGTGCTCGCCACCACCCTCTCCGCGATCATCGCCTGCCGTAAACTCAACCAACTCGATTTGGTCAGCGCACTTAAGGCCCGCGATTAA
- a CDS encoding efflux RND transporter periplasmic adaptor subunit: protein MTDSSDPPTPFDPTAGDQHQRRRKGWRYIAGAVLLALIVAGLWPSPLPVETALVVRAPLVATVNEEGVTQVRHRYVISSPVSGHLRRITLKPGAPVIAGETVLAVLEPASGDILDARSRAQAEARVRAAESQVAQAEAQRERAAAALDLAQSEAKRQRVLFSDRLVSQQELDIAENRERTAAQEDRAATFALQVARYELEQAQAVLDRGIADPAGNASATMQITSPVDGRVLRVMQESARIVAGGTPLLEVGDPTDLEVRVEVLSRDGVAIQPGATVWLEQWGGESPLEARVRLVEPAAFTKVSALGVEEQRVNVLADLVTPITERPTLGDSYRVEARIERARRDDSLQVPAGALFQRDGHWHTFVLDGGSARERTVEVGLSNGIVTEVTAGLNEDDTVIVYPGDRVADGSRVEPL from the coding sequence ATGACGGACTCCTCCGATCCCCCCACCCCGTTCGACCCCACCGCCGGCGATCAGCATCAACGTCGCCGCAAGGGCTGGCGCTACATCGCCGGTGCCGTGCTCCTCGCACTCATCGTGGCCGGTCTCTGGCCCTCCCCCTTGCCCGTTGAAACCGCCCTCGTGGTGCGCGCTCCACTCGTTGCCACCGTGAATGAGGAGGGTGTCACCCAAGTGCGCCACCGTTACGTGATCTCCAGCCCTGTATCCGGTCACCTGCGACGCATCACCCTCAAGCCCGGCGCCCCCGTCATCGCCGGCGAAACCGTGCTCGCCGTGCTTGAGCCCGCCAGCGGCGACATCCTCGATGCCCGCAGCCGCGCTCAAGCCGAAGCCCGTGTGCGCGCCGCCGAAAGCCAAGTGGCCCAGGCCGAAGCCCAGCGCGAACGCGCCGCTGCTGCCCTCGATCTCGCGCAATCCGAAGCCAAGCGCCAACGCGTCCTGTTCTCCGACCGCCTCGTTTCCCAACAGGAACTCGACATTGCCGAAAACCGCGAGCGCACCGCTGCCCAGGAGGACCGCGCCGCCACCTTCGCGCTGCAGGTGGCCCGCTACGAACTGGAACAAGCCCAAGCCGTGCTCGACCGCGGCATTGCCGATCCTGCGGGCAACGCCAGCGCGACGATGCAAATCACCTCGCCGGTCGATGGCCGCGTGCTGCGGGTGATGCAGGAAAGCGCCCGCATCGTCGCCGGCGGCACGCCCCTGCTCGAAGTCGGCGACCCCACCGACCTCGAAGTGCGGGTGGAGGTCTTGTCGCGCGACGGCGTCGCCATCCAACCCGGTGCCACCGTCTGGCTCGAACAATGGGGCGGCGAATCACCGCTGGAGGCCCGCGTGCGCCTGGTTGAACCGGCCGCCTTCACCAAAGTCTCCGCCCTCGGCGTCGAAGAACAACGCGTGAACGTGCTCGCCGACCTCGTCACGCCGATCACCGAGCGCCCCACCCTCGGCGACAGCTACCGCGTGGAAGCACGCATCGAACGCGCCCGCCGCGACGATTCGCTGCAAGTCCCCGCCGGCGCCCTCTTTCAACGCGACGGCCACTGGCACACCTTCGTCCTCGATGGCGGATCAGCCCGGGAGCGCACGGTCGAAGTCGGTTTGAGCAACGGCATCGTCACCGAAGTCACTGCCGGCCTTAACGAAGACGACACCGTCATCGTGTATCCGGGCGACCGCGTCGCCGACGGCAGCCGGGTTGAACCCTTGTAG
- a CDS encoding PDZ domain-containing protein, with product MSPRSRFPLLLRRLRPPRRTLRPTTTKTKRLTLALLLPLCLALAPTIGRASEDDTVVELDRVDVNTERHVVLGFAVSQPADSNKPIYVTRITRGGIADRCGLRRRDEIIAINSQLTLDMTQKQITAAFTLGHDESVKLEIRRRDKMLPIILQTPPAN from the coding sequence GTGTCCCCACGATCTCGCTTCCCCCTCCTCCTCCGCCGACTCCGACCCCCGCGCCGGACCCTCAGGCCAACGACGACCAAAACTAAGCGCCTCACCCTCGCGCTGCTGCTTCCGCTTTGTCTCGCCCTGGCGCCCACCATCGGTCGCGCCAGCGAGGACGACACCGTCGTTGAACTGGATCGCGTCGACGTGAACACGGAGCGCCACGTCGTGCTCGGCTTCGCGGTTTCCCAACCCGCCGACAGTAACAAACCCATTTACGTGACCAGGATCACCCGCGGTGGCATCGCCGACCGCTGCGGCCTGCGGCGCCGCGACGAGATCATCGCGATCAATAGTCAACTGACCTTGGACATGACGCAAAAGCAGATCACCGCCGCCTTCACCCTCGGCCACGACGAGTCGGTGAAACTCGAGATCCGCCGCCGCGACAAAATGCTCCCCATCATCCTGCAGACCCCACCGGCAAACTAG
- a CDS encoding ABC transporter ATP-binding protein, with product MSTPDASSLLVARRLSKTYGTGHAAVRALREVDLDLPGGELVVLLGASGSGKSTLLNLVGGLDTPTGGSLHYRGWDVGRADEAGLTAYRRDVVGFVFQFYNLIPSLTARENIGLITEIARDPMDPAEALDLVGLSARAHHFPAQLSGGEQQRVAIARAIAKRPEILLCDEPTGALDVKTGILVLEAIQRINRELGTLTVVITHNAILAEMADRVFTMSDGHLSEPRLNPSPRPVSELEW from the coding sequence GTGAGCACGCCTGACGCCTCTTCGTTGTTGGTGGCCCGTCGCCTGAGCAAAACCTACGGCACCGGACACGCCGCAGTGCGCGCGCTCCGTGAGGTCGACCTCGATCTGCCCGGCGGCGAGCTCGTTGTCCTCCTGGGCGCTTCCGGCTCCGGCAAATCCACCCTGCTCAATCTCGTCGGCGGCCTCGATACCCCCACCGGCGGTTCGCTCCACTACCGCGGCTGGGACGTCGGTCGCGCCGATGAGGCCGGCCTCACCGCCTATCGCCGCGACGTCGTCGGTTTCGTCTTTCAGTTCTACAACCTCATCCCGTCACTCACCGCCCGCGAAAACATCGGCCTCATCACCGAGATCGCCCGCGACCCGATGGACCCGGCCGAGGCGCTCGATCTCGTCGGCCTCAGCGCCCGCGCGCACCACTTCCCCGCTCAGCTTTCCGGCGGAGAACAACAACGCGTCGCCATTGCCCGCGCCATCGCCAAACGACCCGAGATCCTGCTCTGCGACGAACCCACCGGCGCGCTCGATGTGAAGACCGGCATCCTCGTGCTCGAAGCCATCCAGCGCATCAACCGCGAGCTCGGCACCCTCACCGTGGTCATCACCCACAACGCCATCCTCGCCGAGATGGCCGACCGCGTATTTACCATGTCCGACGGCCACCTCAGCGAACCGCGCCTCAATCCCTCCCCGCGCCCCGTGAGCGAACTGGAATGGTAG
- the mnmG gene encoding tRNA uridine-5-carboxymethylaminomethyl(34) synthesis enzyme MnmG — MLFNSLPYDVIICGGGHAGCEAALAAARMGANTLLLTGNIDTVAAMSCNPAIGGQAKGQMVREIDALGGEMGINTDLTAIQFRLLNESKGLAVQSPRAQSDKKAYQFRMKHTLELQPNLQLFQATVTGLTFAKDRVTGVQTNLDLEFAAHTVVVTTGTFLRGLMHIGTNKNEGGRMGDFSAKTLSASFEQAGIELQRLKTGTPPRLLGRSLDFSKMTEQRGDEAPTCFAFHETRQDEHLFHVEQTGEDRLGWQPGTNQVSCWMTYTTEETAQIVRDNLAKSAMYSGEIQGTGPRYCPSIEDKFVRFADKPRHLLFLEPEGRSTNEYYINGLSTSLPFDVQMAMVRSVPGLEQAQLLRPAYAVEYDFAPPTQLFPSLESKKVENLFFAGQINGTSGYEEAAAQGLIAGVNAVHKARGEPPLVIGRAEGYIGVLIDDLVTKGTKEPYRMFTSRAEHRLLFNHGSAENRMLPHAREHGLVSPARLARMEAKVATVDHWIEWFESKRPGGGQGTFGDRIRRASQGDGEWPELPTDFQNLPTESRQEVLYRVSYKGYLEREQRQIAKLANIEKVQIPVGLDYLQIKGLRHESAQKLAETQPFTLGQASRISGVNPSDISILLIFIEAQRRRKPPA, encoded by the coding sequence ATGCTATTCAATAGCTTACCATACGACGTTATCATTTGCGGTGGCGGTCACGCCGGCTGCGAGGCCGCCCTGGCCGCTGCCCGCATGGGCGCCAACACCCTCCTCCTCACCGGAAACATCGACACGGTCGCCGCCATGAGCTGCAACCCCGCCATCGGTGGTCAAGCCAAGGGCCAGATGGTGCGCGAGATCGATGCCCTGGGTGGCGAGATGGGCATCAACACCGACCTGACCGCCATTCAGTTCCGCCTGCTCAATGAATCCAAGGGACTCGCCGTGCAGTCCCCTCGCGCCCAATCCGACAAGAAGGCCTACCAATTTCGGATGAAGCACACCCTGGAGCTGCAGCCCAACCTGCAGCTCTTCCAAGCCACCGTGACTGGGCTTACCTTCGCCAAAGACCGCGTCACCGGCGTGCAAACCAATCTGGACCTCGAATTCGCCGCGCACACCGTCGTCGTCACCACCGGCACCTTCCTGCGCGGCCTCATGCACATCGGCACCAACAAAAACGAAGGCGGCCGCATGGGGGATTTTTCCGCCAAAACCCTCTCTGCATCCTTCGAACAGGCCGGAATTGAGCTCCAACGCCTCAAAACCGGCACACCTCCGCGGCTGCTGGGCCGTAGCTTGGACTTCAGCAAGATGACTGAGCAGCGTGGCGACGAGGCTCCGACCTGCTTTGCATTCCACGAAACCCGCCAGGACGAGCACTTGTTCCACGTGGAACAAACCGGCGAGGATCGCCTCGGGTGGCAGCCCGGCACCAACCAGGTTTCGTGCTGGATGACCTACACGACCGAGGAAACCGCCCAGATCGTGCGGGACAACCTCGCCAAGTCCGCCATGTATTCGGGTGAGATCCAAGGCACGGGTCCCCGGTATTGTCCCAGTATCGAGGATAAGTTTGTCCGTTTCGCCGATAAACCGCGTCATTTGCTGTTTCTCGAGCCCGAAGGCCGCTCGACCAACGAGTATTACATCAACGGCCTCTCCACCTCGTTGCCGTTCGATGTGCAGATGGCCATGGTGCGATCCGTGCCCGGCCTCGAGCAGGCCCAGTTGCTACGCCCGGCCTATGCGGTCGAGTATGACTTTGCGCCGCCTACGCAGCTTTTCCCATCCCTGGAGTCCAAGAAGGTGGAAAACCTGTTTTTTGCGGGCCAAATCAACGGCACTTCGGGCTACGAAGAGGCCGCCGCCCAAGGCCTGATCGCGGGTGTGAACGCGGTGCATAAGGCGAGGGGAGAGCCGCCGCTCGTGATTGGCCGCGCCGAAGGCTACATCGGCGTGCTCATCGACGATCTCGTCACCAAGGGCACCAAGGAGCCGTATCGCATGTTCACCAGTCGGGCCGAACACCGCCTGCTCTTTAACCACGGCAGCGCCGAAAACCGCATGCTGCCACACGCCCGCGAACACGGGCTGGTTTCGCCCGCTCGACTCGCGCGCATGGAGGCCAAAGTCGCCACCGTCGATCACTGGATTGAGTGGTTTGAATCCAAGCGACCCGGGGGAGGGCAGGGGACTTTTGGCGATCGCATTCGCCGCGCATCGCAGGGCGACGGCGAGTGGCCGGAGCTGCCGACCGACTTCCAAAACCTGCCGACTGAATCGCGCCAAGAGGTGCTCTACCGCGTCAGCTACAAGGGCTACCTGGAGCGCGAACAGCGCCAAATCGCCAAGCTCGCCAACATCGAGAAAGTCCAGATTCCCGTCGGTCTCGATTACCTCCAAATCAAAGGCCTGCGCCACGAAAGTGCGCAAAAGCTCGCCGAGACCCAACCCTTTACGCTTGGCCAGGCCAGCCGCATCAGTGGCGTTAACCCCTCTGATATCAGCATCTTACTAATCTTTATCGAGGCGCAGCGCCGCCGGAAGCCGCCTGCCTGA